The following coding sequences lie in one Lolium perenne isolate Kyuss_39 chromosome 2, Kyuss_2.0, whole genome shotgun sequence genomic window:
- the LOC127321259 gene encoding protein TIFY 9, translating into MSSRAPPVELDFLGLRANAAGLAEHHGKTSAASSSSIRGMETSAIARIDPQLLRRVVVARPPVTAEEAPPAAPSPMTVFYNGSVAIFDVSHQKAEAIMRMAREVTTAKRGDLGNTTLVANSAKDIPLARTKSLHQFLAKRKERLTRMGPYQLGRPGTTSGSNSKSLRVKKEAEAA; encoded by the exons ATGTCGTCCAGAGCGCCTCCGGTGGAGCTCGACTTCCTCGGCCTCCGCGCCAACGCCGCCGGCCTCGCCGAGCACCACGGCAAGaccagcgccgcctcctcctcctccatccggGGCATGGAGACGAGCGCGATTGCGAGGATAGACCCCCAGCTCCTACGCCGCGTCGTCGTGGCGCGCCCACCGGTGACGGCGGAAGAAGCGCCGCCCGCGGCTCCCAGTCCCATGACGGTCTTCTACAACGGCTCCGTCGCCATCTTCGACGTCTCCCACCAAAAG GCAGAAGCTATAATGCGGATGGCAAGGGAGGTAACGACGGCTAAAAGGGGTGACCTTGGCAACACTACACTCGTTGCCAATTCTGCCAAAG ACATACCGCTGGCAAGAACAAAATCGTTGCACCAGTTCCTCGCCAAGCGTAAAGAGAG ATTGACTCGCATGGGTCCGTATCAGTTGGGAAGGCCCGGCACCACCAGCGGCAGCAACAGCAAGTCTCTCCGTGTGAAGAAGGAAGCGGAAGCAGCCTAA